Proteins encoded in a region of the Litoribacterium kuwaitense genome:
- a CDS encoding heptaprenylglyceryl phosphate synthase gives MYREWQHAFKMDPAKDISDEAIETLCDSGTDAIIIGGSQDITLDGVLDMLSRVRRYSVPCVLEVSTLESITPGFDGYLIPSVLNSTSSEWIVGLHRRALEQYGGLMDWDELLLEGYCILNPDCTAAKLTKADTSLTESEVESIAMMAGQLWKMPVFYLEYSGMFGDVNVLKTVKNALRHSETRLFYGGGIRTPEQAEQVAQYADTVIVGNICHEDPELALQTVQAVKQCKNN, from the coding sequence ATGTATCGAGAATGGCAGCATGCCTTTAAAATGGATCCAGCCAAAGATATTTCAGATGAAGCCATAGAAACACTCTGTGATTCAGGAACTGATGCCATCATCATTGGCGGATCACAAGATATTACGCTGGATGGCGTCTTGGACATGCTTTCCCGGGTGCGGCGATATTCTGTGCCCTGTGTCCTTGAAGTGTCGACGCTGGAGTCGATTACACCTGGTTTTGACGGGTACCTCATCCCAAGCGTATTAAATTCGACAAGTTCCGAATGGATTGTTGGCTTACATAGACGCGCTTTGGAACAATATGGCGGATTAATGGACTGGGATGAGTTGTTGTTAGAAGGCTACTGTATTCTAAATCCAGACTGTACGGCAGCGAAGTTGACAAAAGCTGACACTTCGCTGACCGAATCAGAAGTTGAATCCATCGCGATGATGGCAGGACAGCTTTGGAAAATGCCGGTATTCTACCTCGAATACAGCGGTATGTTTGGTGATGTGAATGTATTAAAAACAGTCAAAAACGCGTTGCGTCATTCAGAGACGCGTTTATTTTATGGTGGGGGCATTCGTACCCCCGAACAGGCCGAACAAGTCGCGCAGTATGCCGACACGGTGATCGTTGGTAACATTTGTCACGAAGATCCAGAGCTTGCACTACAAACAGTCCAAGCTGTGAAACAATGCAAAAACAATTAG
- a CDS encoding YerC/YecD family TrpR-related protein, translating into MQIDKLRGKELDQLFNAILSLKNLEECYQFFDDLCTINEIQSLSQRLEVARLLRLGATYHKIETETGASTATISRVKRCLNYGNDAYTLALDRVHENPSDVSTQK; encoded by the coding sequence ATGCAAATTGATAAATTACGGGGAAAAGAATTAGACCAGCTGTTTAACGCTATACTTTCCTTAAAAAACCTTGAGGAGTGTTATCAGTTTTTTGATGACCTTTGTACGATTAATGAAATCCAATCATTATCACAGCGTCTAGAGGTTGCTCGTCTGCTTCGCCTAGGCGCAACCTATCATAAAATTGAAACGGAAACAGGGGCGAGCACTGCGACCATTTCCCGTGTAAAACGCTGCTTAAATTATGGGAATGACGCATACACATTGGCGCTTGATCGGGTGCATGAAAACCCATCAGATGTGTCAACGCAAAAATAA